A single genomic interval of Daucus carota subsp. sativus chromosome 1, DH1 v3.0, whole genome shotgun sequence harbors:
- the LOC108204694 gene encoding seipin-1: protein MAKSSSSSVSSDSDTFPDPQKPPPQTSLTTLLSSLDSLAGGILRRVAAGLLGAAYVCFLLFVVMIVAVVLGVGIVGLWVEDPVSVKEKVLFDYSELNPSATLALGDFGGELNKMVMREVPVGQTYYVDLLLVLPESDYNLQVGMFQLVAEVVSSDGHVIDRSSHPCMLRFRSLPVRLVRTCLFSVPLILGMRFETQKITIPILRHKEGYPRTEAIKITIIPRAGTLFLPQLYDAEIIMNSELPWKKELIRSWKWTLYVWTSVYMYIMLLIVLGCWFRPLMFPVIIASYSRKEEDFDTATEVRRERPLITQESREVSETLRKWKEIRNKRKEMLLHGVAPDTEGSSASSISVTRDDSSSTAEDAGDSEFVGFDD from the exons ATGGCGAAGTCATCTTCATCATCCGTATCCTCAGATTCAGACACCTTCCCCGACCCTCAAAAACCACCCCCTCAAACTTCACTCACCACTCTCCTCTCCTCCCTCGACTCCCTCGCCGGTGGCATTTTACGCAGAGTGGCGGCCGGCTTGCTCGGAGCTGCCTACGTGTGCTTTCTTCTGTTTGTGGTGATGATTGTGGCGGTGGTTCTGGGAGTGGGGATTGTGGGATTGTGGGTGGAAGACCCTGTTTCGGTTAAGGAAAAAGTGCTGTTTGATTACTCTGAGCTCAATCCGAGCGCTACGTTAGCGCTCGGAGATTTCGGGGGTGAGTTGAATAAGATGGTGATGAGGGAAGTGCCGGTGGGGCAGACTTATTATGTGGACTTGCTCCTTGTTTTGCCGGAGTCGGATTATAATTTGCAAGTTGGGATGTTTCAG TTGGTTGCAGAAGTCGTATCTAGTGATGGACATGTGATAGATAGATCTAGTCATCCATGTATGTTGCGTTTTAGAAGTCTTCCAGTTCGGCTTGTTAGAACTTGCTTATTTAGCGTACCCTTAATATTGGGTATGAGATTCGAAACTCAAAAGATTACTATTCCAATATTAAGGCACAAGGAAGGGTATCCAAGAACAGAAGCtatcaaaataacaattattccACGTGCGGGAACGCTGTTTCTTCCACAACTGTATGATGCTGAAATAATCATGAACTCAGAGCTTCCCTGGAAAAAAGAACTGATTCGTAGTTGGAAATGGACACTATATGTTTGGACATCGGTTTACATGTACATTATGCTTCTTATAGTTCTCGGTTGTTGGTTTAGGCCACTCATGTTTCCAGTTATAATAGCAAGTTATAGTCGTAAAGAAGAGGATTTCGATACCGCTACCGAAGTGAGAAGGGAACGACCTCTAATAACTCAAGAATCTAGAGAAGTTTCAGAGACACTGAGAAAGTGGAAAGAAATTAGAAACAAGAGGAAAGAAATGCTTTTGCATGGAGTTGCACCTGACACAGAAGGATCATCTGCCTCGAGCATTAGTGTAACTAGAGATGACAGCTCCAGTACTGCTGAAGATGCAGGAGACTCAGAATTTGTGGGTTTCGATGACTGA
- the LOC108211844 gene encoding molybdopterin synthase catalytic subunit has translation MENKEKNLIEIVEEDHPIDMSKYIKYVQSPSCGAIATFSGTTRDTFQGKEVLELRYEAYVPMAIRCLESICSSARSSWSLNSIAVAHRLGSVPVGETSVFVAISSVHRSDALDACKFIIDEIKASVPIWKKEVYTNGEVWKENSEFLDRRVELAEKGTLQISGDLSKLEGNAHNRKGCCGVKVRVDDGNITSHC, from the coding sequence ATGGAGAACAAGGAGAAAAATCTAATCGAAATCGTTGAGGAAGATCATCCTATTGACATGAgcaaatacataaaatatgtTCAATCTCCTTCTTGTGGTGCTATAGCAACTTTCTCTGGCACAACACGAGATACATTTCAAGGTAAAGAAGTACTAGAACTACGTTATGAAGCATATGTACCAATGGCAATACGCTGTCTTGAATCCATCTGTTCATCTGCTCGATCATCATGGAGTTTGAACTCCATCGCAGTGGCTCACCGGTTAGGCTCAGTTCCAGTTGGGGAAACGAGTGTCTTTGTTGCAATATCATCTGTTCACCGGTCTGATGCACTGGATGCTTGTAAATTCATAATCGATGAGATTAAGGCATCGGTTCCTATATGGAAGAAGGAGGTTTATACAAATGGAGAAGTTTGGAAAGAGAATTCGGAGTTTCTAGACAGACGAGTGGAACTTGCAGAGAAAGGTACTTTGCAGATTTCAGGAGACCTCAGCAAACTTGAGGGGAATGCTCATAACAGAAAAGGTTGCTGTGGGGTAAAGGTAAGGGTCGATGAtggaaatataacatctcaCTGTTGA
- the LOC108205380 gene encoding uncharacterized protein LOC108205380 isoform X1 — translation MPRKVKFGVDHDDDDEYDMYDDDYDDCGDDYDYEDDTPRVEEKGVESRTKHVSIDSAIWRCPICTYDNEDNMPCCDICGVFRNPLVKSGSNSNINSVGGICKDSGVSVMAKSLFASLPHTKKGATIQPEKVEILAKEDNNTYKPGNTKGLFHDINKTFSSSNYYKFKKAPFKFDVPSPDDLVSTGMRSSRLGSKVADSKLSTSQVPSRARDSSKNSCEPLVTTKQSGAPSIVSKTNSKRAENDALTSLEGREKKSLSDNLNHMSLNVNSEKLKDVNGERATSQSQYKPEKWMLPNQSEDSLSQLNLAIVGHVDSGKSTLSGRLLHLLGRISQKQMHKYEKDAKNQGKGSFAYAWALDESTEERERGITMTVAVAYFDTKKYHVVLLDSPGHKDFIPNMISGATQADAAVLVIDASPGSFEVGIDSTGGQTREHAQLIRSFGVDQLIVAINKMDGVEYSKDRFNMIKQQLGTFLRSCGFKDSSLYWIPLSAIENQNLVASASDVRLSSWYNGPCLLDTINSIQPPTRDYSKPLRMPICDFIKSQSQGQGSASGKLEAGALRSGSKVLLMPSGDIGVVRSIERDSQPCVVARAGDNVALSLQAIEGSRVKTGDVLCHPDFPVAVAKHLELKVLILDVTTPILAGSQLEFHVHHAKEAARVVKILSLLDSKTGKVTKKAPRCLLSKQSAVVEVVTQETVCVEEFSSSKSLGRVFLRSEGRTVAVGVITRIIE, via the exons ATGCCTCGTAAAGTGAAATTTGGAGTTGATCATGACGACGATGATGAATATGACATGtatgatgatgattatgatgacTGTGGTGATGACTATGATTATGAGGACGATACTCCTCGCGTAGAAGAAAAGG GCGTAGAATCTAGAACAAAACATGTCAGTATTGATTCAGCCATATGGCGTTGCCCCATATGTACATATGATAATGAGGACAACATGCCTTGTTGTGATATATGTGGAGTTTTTCGTAATCCTCTGGTGAAAAGTGGTAGCAACAGCAATATCAATTCAG TTGGTGGCATATGCAAAGATTCCGGAGTTTCCGTAATGGCCAAATCTCTATTTGCATCATTGCCGCACACAAAAAAGGGTGCAACAATTCAACCAGAGAAAGTTGAAATTTTGGCAAAAGAGGACAATAATACTTACAAGCCTGGAAACACCAAAGGACTATTTCATGATATCAATAAGACCTTTAGCTCTTCAAActattacaaatttaaaaaag cCCCTTTCAAGTTTGATGTTCCATCTCCAGATGACTTAGTATCCACAGGGATGCGTTCTTCAAGATTAGGTTCTAAAG TCGCTGATAGCAAGTTATCAACTTCACAAGTTCCTTCAAGAGCTAGGGACTCCAGCAAAAATAGTTGTGAACCACTGGTAACAACTAAACAATCTGGCGCCCCATCAATTGTTTCAAAAACTAATAGCAAGAGAGCAGAAAATGATGCTCTTACGTCACTTGAGGGAAGGGAGAAAAAAAGTCTATCAGATAACCTGAACCATATGTCATTGAATGTAAACTCTGAAAAGTTGAAGGATGTAAATGGTGAAAGGGCTACGTCACAGTCTCAATATAAACCTGAGAAATGGATGCTGCCTAATCAGTCAGAAGATAGCTTAAGTCAACTTAATCTGGCTATT GTTGGCCATGTTGATTCCGGAAAGTCAACGCTCTCGGGAAGGTTACTACATCTTTTAGGTCGAATATCCCAGAAGCAAATGCACAAATATGAAAAGGATGCGAAAAATCAA GGGAAGGGGTCATTTGCTTATGCTTGGGCCCTGGATGAAAGCACTGAAGAGCGTGAAAGGGGAATAACTATGACAGTGGCTGTTGCCTATTTTGATACAAAAAAGTATCATGTTGTGCTGCTTGACTCTCCAGGGCATAAAGATTTTATTCCTAATATGATATCTGGGGCAACACAAGCAGATGCTGCAGTTCTTGTTATAGATGCCTCACCAGGTTCTTTTGAAGTAGGAATTGACAGTACTGGAGGACAAACACGGGAGCACGCACAACTTATTAGAAGTTTTGGTGTTGATCAATTAATAGTTGCAATTAATAAGATGGATGGCGTGGAATACTCTAAGGACCGTTTCAACATGATCAAACAGCAACTTGGAACATTTCTCCGCTCTTGTGGTTTTAAGGATTCTTCCCTGTATTGGATTCCATTAAGTGCAATAGAAAACCAGAATTTGGTTGCATCAGCTTCTGATGTACGCCTGTCGTCCTG GTATAACGGACCTTGTCTGTTGGATACAATTAATTCTATTCAACCTCCTACTAGAGATTATTCAAAGCCTCTGCGGATGCCCATATGCGATTTTATAAAATCACAATCACAAGGACAGGGGTCGGCAAGTGGGAAATTAGAGGCTGGAGCTCTTCGAAGCGGATCAAAA GTCTTACTTATGCCATCAGGAGATATAGGGGTTGTTCGTTCCATTGAACGTGACTCCCAGCCTTGTGTTGTTGCAAGGGCTGGAGATAATGTAGCTCTAAGTTTGCAAGCTATTGAAGGGAGTCGGGTAAAGACTGGGGATGTGTTATGTCATCCTGATTTTCCTGTAGCAGTTGCAAAGCATTTGGAGCTGAAGGTTCTTATACTGGATGTCACCACCCCTATTCTTGCTGGCTCACAG TTGGAGTTTCACGTACATCATGCAAAGGAGGCTGCAAGAGTAGTGAAGATATTGTCGCTGCTTGATTCCAAGACCGGAAAAGTGACTAAGAAAGCACCACGATGTCTACTATCAAAGCAGAGTGCTGTAGTAGAG GTGGTTACGCAAGAAACAGTTTGCGTCGAGGAGTTTTCAAGTAGTAAGTCTCTGGGGAGGGTGTTCCTAAGATCAGAAGGAAGAACAGTGGCTGTTGGCGTAATAACTCGGATAATAGAGTAG
- the LOC108205380 gene encoding uncharacterized protein LOC108205380 isoform X2, with product MPRKVKFGVDHDDDDEYDMYDDDYDDCGDDYDYEDDTPRVEEKGVESRTKHVSIDSAIWRCPICTYDNEDNMPCCDICGVFRNPLVKSGSNSNINSVGGICKDSGVSVMAKSLFASLPHTKKGATIQPEKVEILAKEDNNTYKPGNTKGLFHDINKTFSSSNYYKFKKVADSKLSTSQVPSRARDSSKNSCEPLVTTKQSGAPSIVSKTNSKRAENDALTSLEGREKKSLSDNLNHMSLNVNSEKLKDVNGERATSQSQYKPEKWMLPNQSEDSLSQLNLAIVGHVDSGKSTLSGRLLHLLGRISQKQMHKYEKDAKNQGKGSFAYAWALDESTEERERGITMTVAVAYFDTKKYHVVLLDSPGHKDFIPNMISGATQADAAVLVIDASPGSFEVGIDSTGGQTREHAQLIRSFGVDQLIVAINKMDGVEYSKDRFNMIKQQLGTFLRSCGFKDSSLYWIPLSAIENQNLVASASDVRLSSWYNGPCLLDTINSIQPPTRDYSKPLRMPICDFIKSQSQGQGSASGKLEAGALRSGSKVLLMPSGDIGVVRSIERDSQPCVVARAGDNVALSLQAIEGSRVKTGDVLCHPDFPVAVAKHLELKVLILDVTTPILAGSQLEFHVHHAKEAARVVKILSLLDSKTGKVTKKAPRCLLSKQSAVVEVVTQETVCVEEFSSSKSLGRVFLRSEGRTVAVGVITRIIE from the exons ATGCCTCGTAAAGTGAAATTTGGAGTTGATCATGACGACGATGATGAATATGACATGtatgatgatgattatgatgacTGTGGTGATGACTATGATTATGAGGACGATACTCCTCGCGTAGAAGAAAAGG GCGTAGAATCTAGAACAAAACATGTCAGTATTGATTCAGCCATATGGCGTTGCCCCATATGTACATATGATAATGAGGACAACATGCCTTGTTGTGATATATGTGGAGTTTTTCGTAATCCTCTGGTGAAAAGTGGTAGCAACAGCAATATCAATTCAG TTGGTGGCATATGCAAAGATTCCGGAGTTTCCGTAATGGCCAAATCTCTATTTGCATCATTGCCGCACACAAAAAAGGGTGCAACAATTCAACCAGAGAAAGTTGAAATTTTGGCAAAAGAGGACAATAATACTTACAAGCCTGGAAACACCAAAGGACTATTTCATGATATCAATAAGACCTTTAGCTCTTCAAActattacaaatttaaaaaag TCGCTGATAGCAAGTTATCAACTTCACAAGTTCCTTCAAGAGCTAGGGACTCCAGCAAAAATAGTTGTGAACCACTGGTAACAACTAAACAATCTGGCGCCCCATCAATTGTTTCAAAAACTAATAGCAAGAGAGCAGAAAATGATGCTCTTACGTCACTTGAGGGAAGGGAGAAAAAAAGTCTATCAGATAACCTGAACCATATGTCATTGAATGTAAACTCTGAAAAGTTGAAGGATGTAAATGGTGAAAGGGCTACGTCACAGTCTCAATATAAACCTGAGAAATGGATGCTGCCTAATCAGTCAGAAGATAGCTTAAGTCAACTTAATCTGGCTATT GTTGGCCATGTTGATTCCGGAAAGTCAACGCTCTCGGGAAGGTTACTACATCTTTTAGGTCGAATATCCCAGAAGCAAATGCACAAATATGAAAAGGATGCGAAAAATCAA GGGAAGGGGTCATTTGCTTATGCTTGGGCCCTGGATGAAAGCACTGAAGAGCGTGAAAGGGGAATAACTATGACAGTGGCTGTTGCCTATTTTGATACAAAAAAGTATCATGTTGTGCTGCTTGACTCTCCAGGGCATAAAGATTTTATTCCTAATATGATATCTGGGGCAACACAAGCAGATGCTGCAGTTCTTGTTATAGATGCCTCACCAGGTTCTTTTGAAGTAGGAATTGACAGTACTGGAGGACAAACACGGGAGCACGCACAACTTATTAGAAGTTTTGGTGTTGATCAATTAATAGTTGCAATTAATAAGATGGATGGCGTGGAATACTCTAAGGACCGTTTCAACATGATCAAACAGCAACTTGGAACATTTCTCCGCTCTTGTGGTTTTAAGGATTCTTCCCTGTATTGGATTCCATTAAGTGCAATAGAAAACCAGAATTTGGTTGCATCAGCTTCTGATGTACGCCTGTCGTCCTG GTATAACGGACCTTGTCTGTTGGATACAATTAATTCTATTCAACCTCCTACTAGAGATTATTCAAAGCCTCTGCGGATGCCCATATGCGATTTTATAAAATCACAATCACAAGGACAGGGGTCGGCAAGTGGGAAATTAGAGGCTGGAGCTCTTCGAAGCGGATCAAAA GTCTTACTTATGCCATCAGGAGATATAGGGGTTGTTCGTTCCATTGAACGTGACTCCCAGCCTTGTGTTGTTGCAAGGGCTGGAGATAATGTAGCTCTAAGTTTGCAAGCTATTGAAGGGAGTCGGGTAAAGACTGGGGATGTGTTATGTCATCCTGATTTTCCTGTAGCAGTTGCAAAGCATTTGGAGCTGAAGGTTCTTATACTGGATGTCACCACCCCTATTCTTGCTGGCTCACAG TTGGAGTTTCACGTACATCATGCAAAGGAGGCTGCAAGAGTAGTGAAGATATTGTCGCTGCTTGATTCCAAGACCGGAAAAGTGACTAAGAAAGCACCACGATGTCTACTATCAAAGCAGAGTGCTGTAGTAGAG GTGGTTACGCAAGAAACAGTTTGCGTCGAGGAGTTTTCAAGTAGTAAGTCTCTGGGGAGGGTGTTCCTAAGATCAGAAGGAAGAACAGTGGCTGTTGGCGTAATAACTCGGATAATAGAGTAG
- the LOC108205380 gene encoding uncharacterized protein LOC108205380 isoform X4 — protein MPRKVKFGVDHDDDDEYDMYDDDYDDCGDDYDYEDDTPRVEEKGVESRTKHVSIDSAIWRCPICTYDNEDNMPCCDICGVFRNPLVKSGSNSNINSVADSKLSTSQVPSRARDSSKNSCEPLVTTKQSGAPSIVSKTNSKRAENDALTSLEGREKKSLSDNLNHMSLNVNSEKLKDVNGERATSQSQYKPEKWMLPNQSEDSLSQLNLAIVGHVDSGKSTLSGRLLHLLGRISQKQMHKYEKDAKNQGKGSFAYAWALDESTEERERGITMTVAVAYFDTKKYHVVLLDSPGHKDFIPNMISGATQADAAVLVIDASPGSFEVGIDSTGGQTREHAQLIRSFGVDQLIVAINKMDGVEYSKDRFNMIKQQLGTFLRSCGFKDSSLYWIPLSAIENQNLVASASDVRLSSWYNGPCLLDTINSIQPPTRDYSKPLRMPICDFIKSQSQGQGSASGKLEAGALRSGSKVLLMPSGDIGVVRSIERDSQPCVVARAGDNVALSLQAIEGSRVKTGDVLCHPDFPVAVAKHLELKVLILDVTTPILAGSQLEFHVHHAKEAARVVKILSLLDSKTGKVTKKAPRCLLSKQSAVVEVVTQETVCVEEFSSSKSLGRVFLRSEGRTVAVGVITRIIE, from the exons ATGCCTCGTAAAGTGAAATTTGGAGTTGATCATGACGACGATGATGAATATGACATGtatgatgatgattatgatgacTGTGGTGATGACTATGATTATGAGGACGATACTCCTCGCGTAGAAGAAAAGG GCGTAGAATCTAGAACAAAACATGTCAGTATTGATTCAGCCATATGGCGTTGCCCCATATGTACATATGATAATGAGGACAACATGCCTTGTTGTGATATATGTGGAGTTTTTCGTAATCCTCTGGTGAAAAGTGGTAGCAACAGCAATATCAATTCAG TCGCTGATAGCAAGTTATCAACTTCACAAGTTCCTTCAAGAGCTAGGGACTCCAGCAAAAATAGTTGTGAACCACTGGTAACAACTAAACAATCTGGCGCCCCATCAATTGTTTCAAAAACTAATAGCAAGAGAGCAGAAAATGATGCTCTTACGTCACTTGAGGGAAGGGAGAAAAAAAGTCTATCAGATAACCTGAACCATATGTCATTGAATGTAAACTCTGAAAAGTTGAAGGATGTAAATGGTGAAAGGGCTACGTCACAGTCTCAATATAAACCTGAGAAATGGATGCTGCCTAATCAGTCAGAAGATAGCTTAAGTCAACTTAATCTGGCTATT GTTGGCCATGTTGATTCCGGAAAGTCAACGCTCTCGGGAAGGTTACTACATCTTTTAGGTCGAATATCCCAGAAGCAAATGCACAAATATGAAAAGGATGCGAAAAATCAA GGGAAGGGGTCATTTGCTTATGCTTGGGCCCTGGATGAAAGCACTGAAGAGCGTGAAAGGGGAATAACTATGACAGTGGCTGTTGCCTATTTTGATACAAAAAAGTATCATGTTGTGCTGCTTGACTCTCCAGGGCATAAAGATTTTATTCCTAATATGATATCTGGGGCAACACAAGCAGATGCTGCAGTTCTTGTTATAGATGCCTCACCAGGTTCTTTTGAAGTAGGAATTGACAGTACTGGAGGACAAACACGGGAGCACGCACAACTTATTAGAAGTTTTGGTGTTGATCAATTAATAGTTGCAATTAATAAGATGGATGGCGTGGAATACTCTAAGGACCGTTTCAACATGATCAAACAGCAACTTGGAACATTTCTCCGCTCTTGTGGTTTTAAGGATTCTTCCCTGTATTGGATTCCATTAAGTGCAATAGAAAACCAGAATTTGGTTGCATCAGCTTCTGATGTACGCCTGTCGTCCTG GTATAACGGACCTTGTCTGTTGGATACAATTAATTCTATTCAACCTCCTACTAGAGATTATTCAAAGCCTCTGCGGATGCCCATATGCGATTTTATAAAATCACAATCACAAGGACAGGGGTCGGCAAGTGGGAAATTAGAGGCTGGAGCTCTTCGAAGCGGATCAAAA GTCTTACTTATGCCATCAGGAGATATAGGGGTTGTTCGTTCCATTGAACGTGACTCCCAGCCTTGTGTTGTTGCAAGGGCTGGAGATAATGTAGCTCTAAGTTTGCAAGCTATTGAAGGGAGTCGGGTAAAGACTGGGGATGTGTTATGTCATCCTGATTTTCCTGTAGCAGTTGCAAAGCATTTGGAGCTGAAGGTTCTTATACTGGATGTCACCACCCCTATTCTTGCTGGCTCACAG TTGGAGTTTCACGTACATCATGCAAAGGAGGCTGCAAGAGTAGTGAAGATATTGTCGCTGCTTGATTCCAAGACCGGAAAAGTGACTAAGAAAGCACCACGATGTCTACTATCAAAGCAGAGTGCTGTAGTAGAG GTGGTTACGCAAGAAACAGTTTGCGTCGAGGAGTTTTCAAGTAGTAAGTCTCTGGGGAGGGTGTTCCTAAGATCAGAAGGAAGAACAGTGGCTGTTGGCGTAATAACTCGGATAATAGAGTAG
- the LOC108205380 gene encoding uncharacterized protein LOC108205380 isoform X3, which yields MPRKVKFGVDHDDDDEYDMYDDDYDDCGDDYDYEDDTPRVEEKGVESRTKHVSIDSAIWRCPICTYDNEDNMPCCDICGVFRNPLVKSGSNSNINSAPFKFDVPSPDDLVSTGMRSSRLGSKVADSKLSTSQVPSRARDSSKNSCEPLVTTKQSGAPSIVSKTNSKRAENDALTSLEGREKKSLSDNLNHMSLNVNSEKLKDVNGERATSQSQYKPEKWMLPNQSEDSLSQLNLAIVGHVDSGKSTLSGRLLHLLGRISQKQMHKYEKDAKNQGKGSFAYAWALDESTEERERGITMTVAVAYFDTKKYHVVLLDSPGHKDFIPNMISGATQADAAVLVIDASPGSFEVGIDSTGGQTREHAQLIRSFGVDQLIVAINKMDGVEYSKDRFNMIKQQLGTFLRSCGFKDSSLYWIPLSAIENQNLVASASDVRLSSWYNGPCLLDTINSIQPPTRDYSKPLRMPICDFIKSQSQGQGSASGKLEAGALRSGSKVLLMPSGDIGVVRSIERDSQPCVVARAGDNVALSLQAIEGSRVKTGDVLCHPDFPVAVAKHLELKVLILDVTTPILAGSQLEFHVHHAKEAARVVKILSLLDSKTGKVTKKAPRCLLSKQSAVVEVVTQETVCVEEFSSSKSLGRVFLRSEGRTVAVGVITRIIE from the exons ATGCCTCGTAAAGTGAAATTTGGAGTTGATCATGACGACGATGATGAATATGACATGtatgatgatgattatgatgacTGTGGTGATGACTATGATTATGAGGACGATACTCCTCGCGTAGAAGAAAAGG GCGTAGAATCTAGAACAAAACATGTCAGTATTGATTCAGCCATATGGCGTTGCCCCATATGTACATATGATAATGAGGACAACATGCCTTGTTGTGATATATGTGGAGTTTTTCGTAATCCTCTGGTGAAAAGTGGTAGCAACAGCAATATCAATTCAG cCCCTTTCAAGTTTGATGTTCCATCTCCAGATGACTTAGTATCCACAGGGATGCGTTCTTCAAGATTAGGTTCTAAAG TCGCTGATAGCAAGTTATCAACTTCACAAGTTCCTTCAAGAGCTAGGGACTCCAGCAAAAATAGTTGTGAACCACTGGTAACAACTAAACAATCTGGCGCCCCATCAATTGTTTCAAAAACTAATAGCAAGAGAGCAGAAAATGATGCTCTTACGTCACTTGAGGGAAGGGAGAAAAAAAGTCTATCAGATAACCTGAACCATATGTCATTGAATGTAAACTCTGAAAAGTTGAAGGATGTAAATGGTGAAAGGGCTACGTCACAGTCTCAATATAAACCTGAGAAATGGATGCTGCCTAATCAGTCAGAAGATAGCTTAAGTCAACTTAATCTGGCTATT GTTGGCCATGTTGATTCCGGAAAGTCAACGCTCTCGGGAAGGTTACTACATCTTTTAGGTCGAATATCCCAGAAGCAAATGCACAAATATGAAAAGGATGCGAAAAATCAA GGGAAGGGGTCATTTGCTTATGCTTGGGCCCTGGATGAAAGCACTGAAGAGCGTGAAAGGGGAATAACTATGACAGTGGCTGTTGCCTATTTTGATACAAAAAAGTATCATGTTGTGCTGCTTGACTCTCCAGGGCATAAAGATTTTATTCCTAATATGATATCTGGGGCAACACAAGCAGATGCTGCAGTTCTTGTTATAGATGCCTCACCAGGTTCTTTTGAAGTAGGAATTGACAGTACTGGAGGACAAACACGGGAGCACGCACAACTTATTAGAAGTTTTGGTGTTGATCAATTAATAGTTGCAATTAATAAGATGGATGGCGTGGAATACTCTAAGGACCGTTTCAACATGATCAAACAGCAACTTGGAACATTTCTCCGCTCTTGTGGTTTTAAGGATTCTTCCCTGTATTGGATTCCATTAAGTGCAATAGAAAACCAGAATTTGGTTGCATCAGCTTCTGATGTACGCCTGTCGTCCTG GTATAACGGACCTTGTCTGTTGGATACAATTAATTCTATTCAACCTCCTACTAGAGATTATTCAAAGCCTCTGCGGATGCCCATATGCGATTTTATAAAATCACAATCACAAGGACAGGGGTCGGCAAGTGGGAAATTAGAGGCTGGAGCTCTTCGAAGCGGATCAAAA GTCTTACTTATGCCATCAGGAGATATAGGGGTTGTTCGTTCCATTGAACGTGACTCCCAGCCTTGTGTTGTTGCAAGGGCTGGAGATAATGTAGCTCTAAGTTTGCAAGCTATTGAAGGGAGTCGGGTAAAGACTGGGGATGTGTTATGTCATCCTGATTTTCCTGTAGCAGTTGCAAAGCATTTGGAGCTGAAGGTTCTTATACTGGATGTCACCACCCCTATTCTTGCTGGCTCACAG TTGGAGTTTCACGTACATCATGCAAAGGAGGCTGCAAGAGTAGTGAAGATATTGTCGCTGCTTGATTCCAAGACCGGAAAAGTGACTAAGAAAGCACCACGATGTCTACTATCAAAGCAGAGTGCTGTAGTAGAG GTGGTTACGCAAGAAACAGTTTGCGTCGAGGAGTTTTCAAGTAGTAAGTCTCTGGGGAGGGTGTTCCTAAGATCAGAAGGAAGAACAGTGGCTGTTGGCGTAATAACTCGGATAATAGAGTAG